Proteins found in one Desulfofundulus luciae genomic segment:
- a CDS encoding polysaccharide deacetylase family protein encodes MTQALFKILTFFLGLYALLPTALARLCHIGVIWQGPQGGRRVAITFDDGPDPVYTPQVLDILKQYKLRACFFVLGHKAKAHPELITRMIAEGHEVASHGFRHHFPWFLGPRAMIREVREASRVIAEITGRPPRLYRPPWGLFNLFSLLHSYLFGQRVVLWSFMSWDWGRRCTPESITRQVLSRVRDGSILVFHDSDDTPGATPGAPAKMLAALPLIIEGLQQRGLSIAPLAELYLPEENFWSRLGQRMDSFLIRLLGIKELYLDGHPTLFRLRTRRYRGRPLALSDGTLLRPRDPIAELHLNNEMLKEITRTGKSPERIALLTLKEVKRSLPALARWVQSTPQGKNIRAVVGLTMLYRGTERLGFTVSEPPAIIKGLAGWYQGLLLSLYHSEGRLRLHRHKEKLSPKIVAMGREELLRRYLRVTENDPGQWQHLTG; translated from the coding sequence ATGACGCAAGCCCTGTTCAAAATACTCACCTTTTTCCTGGGGTTATACGCCCTCTTGCCCACTGCCCTGGCGCGCCTATGCCATATCGGAGTCATCTGGCAGGGACCCCAGGGCGGCAGGCGGGTAGCCATTACCTTTGATGACGGCCCCGATCCGGTCTATACACCCCAGGTTTTAGACATCTTAAAGCAATACAAGCTACGGGCATGTTTCTTTGTGCTCGGGCACAAGGCCAAAGCCCACCCGGAATTGATCACCAGAATGATTGCCGAAGGACACGAAGTGGCCAGCCATGGCTTCCGCCATCATTTTCCCTGGTTTTTAGGACCCCGGGCTATGATCAGGGAGGTAAGGGAAGCCAGCCGGGTAATCGCGGAAATTACCGGCCGACCGCCGCGCCTGTACCGGCCGCCCTGGGGTTTATTTAACCTTTTCTCACTGCTCCACAGTTACCTGTTTGGCCAGCGGGTGGTATTATGGTCCTTTATGAGCTGGGACTGGGGACGCCGGTGCACCCCCGAATCCATAACCCGCCAGGTTCTTTCCCGGGTACGGGACGGTTCGATCCTGGTTTTCCACGACAGCGATGACACTCCGGGAGCAACCCCGGGGGCACCAGCAAAAATGCTGGCGGCTCTCCCCTTAATTATCGAAGGGCTGCAACAGCGGGGTCTATCCATCGCACCGCTAGCCGAACTGTATTTGCCCGAGGAAAATTTTTGGAGCCGCCTGGGGCAAAGGATGGACTCCTTTCTTATACGCTTACTCGGGATAAAGGAGCTCTACCTTGACGGTCACCCTACCCTTTTTCGCCTCAGGACGCGGCGTTATCGCGGCAGGCCCCTGGCCCTGTCTGATGGGACTCTTTTACGGCCCCGAGATCCCATTGCCGAACTTCATCTGAATAATGAAATGCTCAAAGAAATCACCCGGACCGGGAAAAGCCCGGAACGGATTGCCCTGCTTACTTTAAAAGAAGTAAAGCGTTCTCTCCCCGCCCTTGCCCGGTGGGTCCAAAGTACACCCCAGGGAAAAAATATCCGGGCGGTGGTTGGATTAACGATGCTTTACCGGGGAACAGAACGCCTGGGTTTTACCGTCAGCGAGCCTCCGGCCATCATTAAAGGCCTGGCCGGCTGGTATCAGGGCTTGCTCCTGAGCCTCTATCACTCCGAGGGACGGTTACGCCTGCACCGG